The DNA sequence ATCAGGAAAGGAGGCCAATCTGTTAATTTGTGCCAGGAAATGACTTGTCTAGGGATGGAAGTTCCTCCACCCACCTCCAATCCATAACTGGAGCAGAGATATGAATCATGAACGTGGTAACATTTGGTGCCTCTGATTAATCTATGACCCTGGTTAATAACCATTCCTGCTAATATAAACCAGGCACATAAGTCATTTTTCAATGTTTCGTATCCAAAATCAGTACCTGTTTCCTATTGTCCGCCatgttaataaattattattatatataatggcgTGACTGTGTAAGCCTGCACATAATCTTCCCATTGTTCCATATACGTAACATTTTGCATGAATCTTATGTTTAGGAAATCATGACTAGTACATCTTATCAATTgtatcccagtggctgcagaaCATCTCTGCAGAGACCCTACACATTTAATTTGTATGTCATTTTTCAATAAACCTACTTTGTCATCTTGACAAGCTCCCTCTAGATTTTCCTCTGCGGCTCCTGATTCTGCTTCCGGTTCCTTGCTttgcacattttcattttcatccaATAGTTTCTTGGGCAGTGGAGGAGGAATGTCCTCTTCTTGGGATGTCGGGGTGCTGCCGGCACTTTGTGTGTTGATGCTCTGGCGGCTTTTCCTGTTGTGATCCACAGAAGCGTATTCTGCACCAGCCTCTATCCTAAATTCTTGTTTCCTGGGGCTTACAGGGTGGCCAATATCATCCAAAGATCTATCCCTTTCTTCTCTCCTTTCTTCTTTGCTGGACAGTCCATTAACATCCTTTATTTCTTTTACAGTTTCATACAGACAATCCTCAATAATGTTCTCATGAGAGGAACTCTCCTTCAACACCTCATATGGCCCTTCATTTCCAAGAGGTAAATCATTTTCATCGCCTTGTGCTGGGAGCATGGTCTCTAGGTTACTGTTAGGGGGGATTCTGGGTAGCTCTCTGCTTTGGTGGCACCTTGTTGATTTCCCTGTGCAGTCCTGAAGGTCACATAGGTCAGGGAGAGAGCCCTGTACATCTTCGTATGGCTGAATACAGGCAGCGCTGCTGTCTTCTGAAACTGCAGGAAAAGCAAAATTCATATTCAAAGGCATTTTCAATCCATTACCACGATCAATAGCGCAGCACAAGAAAAGAAAGACTGTGGAAATCATGTTTATATAGTAAAATAAACGGGAAACTAAATTTGTACTATCACAGAAATATGATAATTAAGAATTCTGTATCAAGTTAACTCTATGTAGAGACAGGCTGTCGAGAGGGGGATAGTATAAAGGTGTCACGTTTTGCCGTAGCCAGAAGGGGAAGACGTGTTGTATTCCTTAGAGCAATCATCTGTTTTATGCTAATATTCAGCATATTCTGATTAAAAtaattctgtcttgatttttatgatgtagtttttatttctaaattacactgtttacactgcaaataattcactctaccatataaaattgtattcctgaaccagcaagtgtatttttttttagctgaaatattggtgtgtaggcgctatctgaggtcattttgtctggtcatgtgctttcagaaagagccagcactttaggatggaactgctttctcacaggctgttgtttctcctactcaatgtaactgaatgtgtcacagtgggacctggatttcactattgagtgctattcttagatctaccaggcagctgttatcttttgttaggcagctgttatctggttaccttcccattgttctgttgttaggctgctggaaggggaaagggaggggtgatatcactccaacttgcagtacagcagtaaagagtgaatgaagtttatcagagcacaagtcacatgactgggggttcctgggaaattgacaatatgtctagccccgtgtcagattttagaaacagattttagtgagaattctgctggagcagcactattaactgatgcgttttgaaaaaaaaccattttttcccatgacagtatccctttaaaggagaattcaaccctttaagaaaaaaaaatgtacccccaCTCCTcggagacccccctccccccctaactgcccccccctgggaaatgccccatactttatactttccCCATGGCGCTGATTCTGGCAtcagagttccacgcagccatctccCGGGTCTTCAGCAGGCGGAGTGGGAGATCAACatgtcggcgcatgtgcagttgtagcaatttgacggtttgtgacaactgcacatgcgccgaaactcatgaaaattgcataattgccagaagaagacacaaagacccagaagacggctgcgtggaactccaatgccagaatctgtgccgaggggtaagtgtaaagtatggggcatttccccgggggggcagttaggctggggggggtacaggtttttttcttaaagggttgaattctcctttaaggtgtccAAGAGGAACATACACAATCACTGTCTCTTTCTAACACTGTGTTAGCTCCACCGAATGGAAATAGGAATGTGGGAATGGCACAATGTAAACTGACTGCTACTTTGCCTATGATTGCTGCCGTTACTCACCATTGCCATTACTGACTGCACCATTTCGGTAACTACTAGTCGGTGCCTCAGTCCCCAGGCTTGTAACAGAGTGGCTGTAGGTTTCCTTATCAGAAGGCTGCAGTTttgacataataaaaataaaaaaagaagttacTTTTGCTGCTTTAGCTAGAATACAAAACATTACCAGATATTCCTTGGCCAGAGAAAAGATTATGCATTTTTACAAGAATAAGTCAAATGTCAGACAATGTTAAGCAAAGATAAATGATAAACATGGACACACGAGCACATTTTCCTTAGGTCTCCACATATTGTATAGAGCAATACATCTGTTTTGTGACATACAACAAGTTCTACACCGAAAGGCATAATTCTAAAAATCATGGAACTTTAGTAAAGCAGAGTTGCCAATAGTCACACAGGTTACTAATGAGTCTAAATAAGTTTTATAGCCACATATTATGGATCACAACTGAATCTACAAAGGAGTTCCACagtcatataaaggcacatgaggaaagcaaagtgcttttataaaggtcatggaatttcaaagtgacttctaatatcctaatattttaataCGGGGGTACAtttttccttataatacacaagttatgTGACACttattaaaagagaagaaaatgttaTTCACCCTCAGCGATAATGATCACTTACCTGGTTCCCCTGGGCCCCAATGTTCTGCACCAGCCTCGGGTTCTGCCATATTCTGCTAACagaagcactggcctggggtatcggtaagtgattataatcaatgGGGGTGCCTTATATTTTGGTACCCCCCAGTGaattcacctttccttctcttttgatctccagtttgcaatttcagcaatctggttggaaaatggaaaatgttttggaaatatttttttttaggatgacaggtcccctttactTAGCAGCAGTCCAATATATATTAAGGATATTTAGTGACTTTCAtaattgtaattgctattaaagttCATTTGTTTATGCCCTTTTGATCCCTGCACTTTTGTTCAtcatctgctacattgttttgggagtcagaaccagtaatGCAAGGAATATAAACTGCCACACAGAgacagctttcaatagcaattacatactTTCACCGGTTTTAAATCATCTGTAATTATTGTATATGgtacagttgcttagaattacattttctttcattatggaaaatattttttttgttagaaaTCCCCTCTTGGGGGATATAAACCCATCTCATTTTGTATTCTctgagtcctgcagcgggtcgggtacacgTGGGTTACCGGCAAAAACCTGCGGTTCCCTGGGGGTTGCGGgaagaagttctgggtgcgggtatagacgtggttcggtggttctgcgggtcgggccgcaggtcttcttaacgatttttactccttttttctgatcacgtctacttccgatgatgtcacttctggtttacaatgacagcacttcctgttttactcctttttttctgatcacgcctacttcggaagatgtcactttcggtttacaatgacagcacttcctgattcttgatggtcagcaggtcgcgggttgtggataaggtacttgcgggtcgggtagcgggtaagaatgcgggttgcggattgcagatcGGGTACGGGTTCAAAAAAATGGACCCAGCAACTCTCACTTTATCTATATTATTTGAAATGTCCATGGCTCAGATGTATTAAAATGAACTGAGTGCCATAGTTAGATAGTATATCACATAGACCTTTTCATTAGGCACTGGGAAAGAATGTAGTTTAATCATCATTGAACAAATGGTAGggattatttatacatagtgCCATATACATATTTCTGTCAGACCAATATACCAGTGTATTTCTACATGTAGATAATAACACATTATATGCTTACCGCTGTCATCAGATTCTCATGGTCCCCATTctgatgtttctttttcttttccctgttGAAACCAGATTTATACTTTATTGGAACATTTGGCCTAATATGGGTAAGtgcctttattttttaagcaaTTTATCATTTTAAACTAAGATTTAAAAACTGATTTATACCATACAATGTAGGCTGCTAATTAAGATACACATTTAGCATACATTATATAGTATACTGTGCTATATTGTgtcttttaaagggcacctataacTATGATAATGTTTTGCCCATTGGGCAAGTGGGCTATCAGAACCTCACTTcggatggggggggggaaacaaaatTTTCTGAAGAAAACCCCCCCACCATCATGTGCTGTGCCCCCCAGACTGAGACCCCAGTGACCATACTAGGGCACATTCAAGCACATCACTTTATTGGCTCCCCTATCTGAAGCCTAGGTTCTGTTAGCAGACACCTCCAGTGcgggaaaaaatattttgggggacAGGTGCTtcataattatggaaaggcatctATAGCTTGCAGTGCCCTCTATAAAGACCAGTCATTGCCCTCCAGTTGACGGCAGTAGTAGCTTTTTAAATTTGCTATCCAGACTCTGTAGAAGCCAAAGTGTATTTTACCACTCTTTTATTGTTTGCCATAGTACATCTTGCCACGCttttttgctctttaaaaaaactgtatcAGACCCATGTTATATATAAGAGTAAATAAGTTATCAGCCTTGCCTGTAACAGCTGGAACAAAGAAAGAGAAGAATGGAGACAACGATGATGGTTGACACAGCAGCCAGGCCACCCCATGCCATGAACTCTGCTTGTTCCCCACTCAGGTCATTACTTGGGCTTCCCACCATCTCCTGTACAATGGGGGCCATTCTTAGTGGATGGGTATCTGCTCAGAAGGGGGCTTCATTTGTGGGAACGGACTGTGCTTCTTCCTGGAAATAAACAAGCAGAAATGTACTGATGATACTCAGGAAAACACATTAAACAACACAAGTttctaataaaaaagaaactaaaCTCAATATATGCAATTTATATTCCCTGTAGCCTCCAACTGGATTCTGTCTGTCCTGCTtcctaagctggccatacatgcccaAGATTGGTTGATTAATTTGGCTAATTTCTGCTATACAACCCAACTATTTGCCCATGCATAGCCAGTCAAGGGgctgtttagactgaagaaccaTGGATAGCTATCTTCAGGATACAGACTTTAATGTATCTGATGCCAAAATGTATCAGAAGAACACTAGCCATAGTTGCACTGTATGCAGCCTCTATGGTTAATTATAGTTAAGTGAACTTGCAGAATGTCAGAAGCTAACCCTCTGtactgcaatttgtttttattagtgaCATCTCTATTAATGATCCTTCTATTTTTGAAGGTTTCCAGTATACCTAAGAAATGGTGCCAGATCCCAAAGTGCTCTAAGGAAGGTATTTCTGAAATGCTCCTATCTGGGGAAAGGGTAACCTTTACTGTGatgtattattttgctttttcacaGGCAATACTGCACAAAATAAAGATGTACATGTTACAGGATACTGGTTCACATAGAAGCACCATATGCATTAGCCCAAAGCATAACCAGCCCGGCCAAAAAGCAGTAAAAAGTACATCAGCCAAAAACTTTGAACCCCTCCCTATATAAGCACCCTCCTTTAGTGTGTTTTCTCCAAGCCATAATAAAGAACATAAATGTACACAAAACAAAGTTTACTGGGAGGAAATACCATGTTGCCTGTGGATCTAAAAGAAAGGGGATTTATACCAAGTATAAAGCCAATAAGAGTTACAAAGAAGTAGAATAGGGAGGGAGGAATAAACCCACACAGAATAAAGCTGCTTTTTGAGGTGCTGCCAGATCTAGatggaaatatttaataaaggtAGAACATTTTGACTCTGACGATACATATGATCCACAGATACCCTTGCATTTTGTTCATAAGTGCCTGCCATAGCTCTGGGGAATGAGGTTTTAATTCTCCAGTTAAAGGAAGACCAGCTTAATGTAGCAGTAGTAGCCAGATTGATCTAACATGCTAGAatttttcttggggggggggtattcatTTTCCTATTTATAATATGAATTAACAAAAAATGTTAGTTGAGAA is a window from the Xenopus laevis strain J_2021 chromosome 6L, Xenopus_laevis_v10.1, whole genome shotgun sequence genome containing:
- the pag1.L gene encoding phosphoprotein membrane anchor with glycosphingolipid microdomains 1 L homeolog isoform X1, whose amino-acid sequence is MAPIVQEMVGSPSNDLSGEQAEFMAWGGLAAVSTIIVVSILLFLCSSCYREKKKKHQNGDHENLMTAPSDKETYSHSVTSLGTEAPTSSYRNGAVSNGNVSEDSSAACIQPYEDVQGSLPDLCDLQDCTGKSTRCHQSRELPRIPPNSNLETMLPAQGDENDLPLGNEGPYEVLKESSSHENIIEDCLYETVKEIKDVNGLSSKEERREERDRSLDDIGHPVSPRKQEFRIEAGAEYASVDHNRKSRQSINTQSAGSTPTSQEEDIPPPLPKKLLDENENVQSKEPEAESGAAEENLEGACQDDKRLSSVSYKSREEDPCLTEEDISAMYSTVSKMGQSFELQEEFSHYAYIQDIAQDTSPTTCNGTYATVRDLDKSPDIIAGPHATDKANGGSDPEYEAIANISREEERTMLYANAHGESDYESIGDLVQNADFTRL
- the pag1.L gene encoding phosphoprotein membrane anchor with glycosphingolipid microdomains 1 L homeolog (The RefSeq protein has 2 substitutions compared to this genomic sequence), which encodes MAPIVQEMAGSPSNDLSGEQAEFMAWGGLAAVSTIIVVSILLFLCSSCYREKKKKHQNGDHENLMTAPSDKETYSHSVTSLGTEAPTSSYRNGAVSNGNVSEDSSAACIQPYEDVQGSLPDLCDLQDYTGKSTRCHQSRELPRIPPNSNLETMLPAQGDENDLPLGNEGPYEVLKESSSHENIIEDCLYETVKEIKDVNGLSSKEERREERDRSLDDIGHPVSPRKQEFRIEAGAEYASVDHNRKSRQSINTQSAGSTPTSQEEDIPPPLPKKLLDENENVQSKEPEAESGAAEENLEGACQDDKRLSSVSYKSREEDPCLTEEDISAMYSTVSKMGQSFELQEEFSHYAYIQDIAQDTSPTTCNGTYATVRDLDKSPDIIAGPHATDKANGGSDPEYEAIANISREEERTMLYANAHGESDYESIGDLVQNADFTRL